A window of Rhodospirillaceae bacterium contains these coding sequences:
- a CDS encoding PQQ-binding-like beta-propeller repeat protein, which produces MINSDLKMKGSLMGSHCKGWVVSGLFLLTLSACGWWGAEKKQPHLPGERIDVLQELGRTEGDRELAHTKIILPSPKNLVNWPQFHANASHNPDHLSFTDQPKEFWRTNIGLGQDGRHFLLTGPVVANDSVFIVNGNMFVSALDLGTGRIKWRLNLKIYGETDEFTGVGLSVKEDGLTLYLASPFGKIIALDAKNGKKLWATYLAAPIHSSPVLYNKKIFITTMDGRLVALEEDTGGILWFYKGSQENPTLVGSPAVAVAGDIVVVAFNSGEIFGLRAETGQLLWTDSISASKFGGSVANLSSVKAGVIIDKELVLVINHNSLLVAFDLIRGGRQWELQIGSDQTPWIAGDHLFILTDRKELLAVQRGSGRVYWSKSLPDFLDKKQTRQDIQWFGPVIAQENLIITNSVGEILYLSPQDGHLISKQKINNGFVMAPIIVNNIMLLTMKNGTIIAFK; this is translated from the coding sequence ATGATTAATTCAGATTTGAAGATGAAAGGTTCGTTAATGGGAAGTCATTGCAAGGGTTGGGTTGTATCAGGCCTGTTTTTATTGACATTATCAGCTTGTGGTTGGTGGGGTGCTGAGAAGAAACAACCCCATTTGCCGGGCGAACGAATCGATGTTTTACAAGAATTAGGTCGTACGGAAGGTGATCGGGAATTGGCTCATACAAAGATTATTTTGCCATCTCCGAAAAATTTAGTAAACTGGCCCCAGTTTCATGCAAATGCAAGCCATAATCCTGATCATTTATCTTTTACGGACCAACCTAAAGAATTTTGGCGGACTAATATTGGCCTTGGGCAAGACGGGCGACATTTTTTATTAACTGGGCCTGTGGTAGCGAATGACAGCGTCTTCATCGTCAATGGTAATATGTTTGTTTCAGCCCTTGATTTAGGTACGGGAAGAATTAAATGGCGGCTGAATTTAAAAATTTACGGGGAAACAGATGAATTTACGGGGGTAGGATTATCCGTAAAGGAAGATGGGCTGACACTATATCTCGCAAGTCCTTTTGGCAAAATAATAGCTCTTGATGCTAAAAATGGGAAAAAACTATGGGCAACATATCTTGCGGCTCCTATTCATTCTAGTCCTGTCTTATATAATAAAAAAATCTTCATTACCACTATGGACGGCCGTTTGGTTGCTCTAGAAGAAGATACTGGCGGTATTTTATGGTTTTATAAAGGCTCACAAGAAAATCCAACATTGGTTGGATCACCGGCGGTTGCTGTTGCCGGAGACATAGTGGTTGTGGCATTTAATTCAGGGGAAATATTCGGGTTAAGGGCAGAGACCGGCCAGTTGTTGTGGACTGACAGCATTAGCGCCTCCAAATTTGGTGGGTCGGTTGCTAATCTTAGCAGCGTTAAAGCAGGGGTTATCATTGATAAGGAATTAGTACTGGTCATTAACCATAATTCGTTATTGGTAGCTTTTGATCTCATACGGGGAGGGCGTCAGTGGGAATTGCAGATTGGCTCTGACCAGACGCCTTGGATAGCAGGGGATCATTTGTTTATTTTAACTGACCGTAAGGAATTGCTGGCTGTTCAACGTGGCAGTGGGCGCGTCTATTGGTCTAAATCTTTGCCTGATTTTTTGGATAAAAAACAGACACGGCAGGATATTCAGTGGTTTGGGCCGGTTATTGCACAGGAAAATCTTATCATCACCAATTCGGTTGGGGAAATTCTTTATCTTTCTCCCCAAGATGGCCATTTGATATCAAAGCAAAAAATCAATAATGGATTCGTTATGGCTCCGATTATTGTTAACAACATTATGTTATTAACAATGAAGAATGGCACTATCATAGCTTTTAAATAA